One Caulobacter segnis genomic window carries:
- a CDS encoding autotransporter assembly complex protein TamA, which yields MVLGRTSLALTAATWLTASVAWADEPMAQIQGVEDKGLREAIQRALTESKHPAQSRAEARRRARQAGEDAIAVLRAEGYYAYTVEPDVLDGEPPRAVVKITPGPVFVLADPRIDWSGSPPDEGTRQRAAAAMRLTAGEPGRSADVVGAEGRVVAQVAKLGYADAAAEPREVIVDHADHTVRPAFKIASGELVHLDGVEVVTKGRTNPAWVSHLAPWITGDVYDPEDVAELERRLRDTSVYDSISVSLAGPDKATPEGLRPVVVTLADRRARTIETSAGYSTSEGAGVDVRWSRYNRLKRADTTTYSLRFAKLEQSLGAELSLPHWRRPQQTLKLSSSIFREDTDAYNETGASIGVDLTKRRQTTAYRTFGVSLDLSQTKEQVSSNGAVAGRKLNLATVAGLAAYAWDFSDNILDPKRGWRLEARGEPTYVVGDTTLPYLKLTTQGSVYLPVGKGASTVLATRVKLGAMLGGSIPDVPASRRFYAGGGGSVRGYAYQAIGPRLSDNTPQGGVSLVETSFELRQKITQRWSGVAFIDAGAIGTDKTPRREDFRAGAGFGIRYDLGFGPIRADIAAPLGRRKGDPAFQIYLSIGQSF from the coding sequence TTGGTGCTTGGGCGGACTTCCCTGGCCTTGACGGCGGCGACATGGCTGACGGCCTCCGTCGCGTGGGCCGACGAGCCGATGGCCCAGATCCAAGGCGTTGAAGACAAGGGTCTGCGCGAGGCCATTCAACGCGCCTTGACCGAATCCAAGCATCCCGCCCAGAGCCGCGCCGAAGCCCGTCGACGCGCCCGCCAGGCCGGCGAGGACGCCATCGCCGTGCTGCGCGCCGAGGGCTATTACGCCTACACCGTCGAGCCGGACGTGCTGGATGGCGAGCCGCCGCGCGCGGTGGTCAAGATCACGCCTGGCCCGGTCTTCGTCCTGGCCGATCCCCGCATCGACTGGTCCGGAAGCCCGCCCGACGAAGGCACGCGCCAGCGCGCGGCCGCCGCCATGCGCCTGACCGCCGGCGAGCCGGGGCGCTCCGCCGATGTTGTCGGGGCCGAGGGGCGGGTCGTCGCCCAGGTCGCCAAGCTGGGCTACGCCGATGCGGCCGCCGAGCCGCGCGAGGTGATTGTCGATCACGCCGACCACACCGTTCGACCTGCCTTCAAGATCGCCTCTGGCGAGCTGGTCCATCTGGACGGCGTCGAGGTCGTCACCAAGGGGCGGACCAATCCGGCCTGGGTCTCGCACCTGGCGCCCTGGATCACGGGCGACGTCTACGACCCCGAGGACGTCGCCGAACTGGAGCGTCGCCTGCGCGACACCAGCGTCTATGACTCGATCTCGGTGTCGCTAGCCGGGCCGGACAAGGCCACGCCCGAGGGCCTGCGACCGGTCGTCGTCACCCTGGCCGACCGCCGCGCGCGCACCATCGAGACCAGCGCCGGCTACTCCACGAGCGAAGGCGCGGGCGTCGACGTGCGCTGGAGCCGCTACAACCGGCTGAAGCGCGCCGACACCACGACCTATTCGCTGCGTTTCGCGAAGCTGGAGCAGAGCCTGGGCGCCGAGCTCTCACTGCCCCATTGGCGGCGGCCGCAGCAGACCCTGAAGCTGTCCAGCTCGATCTTCCGTGAGGACACCGACGCCTATAACGAAACCGGCGCCTCGATCGGGGTCGACCTGACCAAGCGGCGGCAGACCACGGCCTATCGCACCTTCGGCGTGTCGCTTGACCTGTCCCAGACCAAGGAGCAGGTCAGCAGCAACGGTGCGGTCGCCGGCCGCAAGCTGAACCTGGCCACCGTCGCGGGCCTGGCCGCCTACGCCTGGGACTTCTCCGACAACATCCTGGACCCCAAGCGCGGCTGGCGCCTGGAGGCGCGGGGCGAACCGACCTACGTCGTCGGCGACACGACCCTGCCTTACCTGAAGCTGACGACCCAGGGCTCGGTCTATCTGCCCGTCGGCAAGGGGGCGAGCACGGTGCTGGCCACGCGCGTGAAGCTGGGCGCGATGCTCGGCGGCAGCATTCCTGACGTCCCGGCGTCGCGGCGCTTCTACGCCGGCGGCGGCGGCTCGGTGCGCGGCTACGCCTACCAGGCCATCGGCCCGCGTCTCTCCGACAACACGCCCCAGGGCGGCGTCTCGCTAGTCGAGACCTCGTTCGAGTTGCGCCAGAAGATCACCCAGCGCTGGAGCGGCGTGGCCTTTATCGACGCCGGGGCCATCGGCACCGACAAGACCCCGCGTCGCGAGGACTTCCGGGCGGGCGCGGGCTTCGGCATCCGCTACGACCTGGGCTTTGGGCCCATCCGCGCCGACATCGCCGCCCCGCTGGGCCGCCGCAAGGGCGACCCCGCGTTCCAGATCTATCTCAGCATCGGGCAAAGCTTTTGA
- a CDS encoding circularly permuted type 2 ATP-grasp protein, producing MAAKTQTLEDAPTLPMTEAAYLPGIAYDEMFTPEGEVRPHYDPLHGRMSTLGAEELAGRQRTLERSFLLQGITFTVYGAENTTERIIPTDLFPRIIPAAEWSKIEAGLTQRLQALNLFLADIYGDQQILMDGVVPRELVLGAPSYRREMQHLYVPHKAYANVCGSDLIRQQNGEFAVLEDNLRVPSGVSYMLANRDAAKRTFPGTYRAAGVRPVERYPDLLLSTLKSMAADWRNDPQVVVLTPGVYNSAYYEHAYLARLMGVPLVEGRDLVVHENMVYMRTTTGIRRIDVIYRRVDDDFIDPLTFRRDSSLGAAGLFNAYRAGNVVICNAPGTGVADDKAVYAYVPDIIRYYLGEDAILPNIETFLCREPRQLQHVLGNLDKYVVKAVGASGGYGMLVGPHASQKERDAFGEAIQADPDNYIAQPTIQLSTAPCLVDGRIEPRHVDLRPFILSGEKTIVTPGALTRVALKRGSLVVNSSQGGGSKDTWVLAEENGHANGHANGNGSVRP from the coding sequence GTGGCGGCGAAGACCCAGACCCTCGAGGACGCACCGACCCTGCCGATGACGGAGGCGGCGTACCTGCCGGGCATCGCCTACGACGAGATGTTCACGCCCGAGGGCGAAGTCCGGCCGCACTACGATCCGCTGCACGGGCGCATGTCGACCTTGGGGGCCGAGGAACTGGCCGGCCGCCAGCGCACGCTGGAACGCTCGTTCCTGCTGCAGGGCATCACCTTCACCGTCTACGGCGCCGAGAACACCACCGAGCGGATCATCCCGACCGACCTCTTCCCGCGCATCATCCCGGCCGCCGAATGGTCGAAGATCGAGGCGGGCCTGACCCAGCGGCTGCAGGCGCTGAACCTGTTCCTGGCCGACATCTACGGCGACCAGCAGATCCTGATGGACGGCGTGGTGCCACGCGAGCTGGTGCTGGGCGCGCCTTCGTACCGCCGCGAGATGCAGCATCTCTATGTGCCCCACAAGGCCTACGCCAATGTCTGCGGCAGCGACCTGATACGCCAGCAGAACGGCGAGTTCGCGGTGCTGGAGGACAATCTGCGCGTCCCGTCCGGCGTCTCATACATGCTGGCCAACCGCGACGCGGCCAAGCGCACCTTCCCGGGCACCTATCGCGCCGCCGGCGTGCGCCCGGTCGAGCGCTATCCCGACCTTCTGCTGTCGACGCTGAAGAGCATGGCCGCGGACTGGCGCAATGACCCCCAGGTCGTGGTGCTGACCCCCGGGGTCTACAACAGCGCCTACTACGAGCACGCCTACTTGGCCCGCCTGATGGGCGTGCCGCTGGTCGAGGGCCGAGACCTCGTGGTGCACGAGAACATGGTCTACATGCGCACCACCACCGGCATTCGGCGCATCGACGTGATCTACCGGCGGGTCGACGACGACTTCATCGATCCCCTCACCTTCCGGCGCGACAGCTCGCTGGGCGCGGCGGGGCTGTTCAACGCCTATCGCGCCGGCAACGTGGTGATCTGCAACGCCCCCGGCACCGGCGTCGCCGACGACAAGGCGGTCTACGCCTATGTTCCCGACATCATCCGCTACTACCTGGGCGAGGACGCCATCCTGCCCAACATCGAGACCTTCTTGTGCCGCGAGCCCCGGCAGCTGCAGCACGTGCTGGGCAATCTAGACAAGTACGTGGTCAAGGCGGTCGGAGCCTCGGGCGGCTACGGCATGCTGGTGGGTCCGCACGCCAGCCAGAAGGAACGCGATGCGTTCGGCGAGGCCATCCAGGCCGACCCCGACAACTATATCGCCCAGCCGACCATCCAGCTGTCGACGGCGCCATGCCTGGTCGACGGCCGCATCGAACCGCGCCACGTCGACCTGCGCCCCTTCATCCTGTCGGGCGAGAAGACGATCGTGACGCCCGGAGCCCTGACCCGCGTGGCGCTGAAGCGCGGCTCGCTGGTGGTCAATTCCAGCCAGGGCGGCGGCTCCAAGGACACCTGGGTGCTGGCCGAGGAGAACGGCCACGCCAATGGGCACGCCAACGGCAACGGGAGCGTCCGTCCATGA